One Gemella haemolysans ATCC 10379 DNA segment encodes these proteins:
- the rnpM gene encoding RNase P modulator RnpM: protein MKKRKIPTRKCILTNEMFAKKDLLRIVKNKEGEISVDPTGKKAGRGAYVVADLEVIKAAQEKKQLEKFFSASPEVMEPIYNEVIRLIYRKSIPQK from the coding sequence GTGAAAAAAAGAAAAATACCAACAAGAAAATGTATATTAACAAACGAAATGTTCGCTAAAAAAGATTTATTAAGAATCGTTAAGAACAAAGAAGGAGAAATTTCTGTAGATCCTACTGGGAAAAAAGCAGGACGTGGAGCTTATGTAGTAGCTGATTTAGAAGTTATTAAAGCTGCACAAGAAAAGAAACAATTAGAGAAGTTTTTCTCTGCATCACCAGAAGTTATGGAGCCTATCTATAATGAGGTAATTAGATTAATCTATAGAAAGTCAATTCCACAAAAATAA
- a CDS encoding L7Ae/L30e/S12e/Gadd45 family ribosomal protein — translation MIKAYNLLGLMQRAGKLITGEDLITKNLKNNKIKLLVIAEDCGINTKKKLTDKANFYNVKCIEFSTIENISIAIGRDNRVAVGITDDGFIKKFKQLLEEGGKQ, via the coding sequence ATGATAAAAGCATATAATTTATTAGGTTTAATGCAAAGAGCAGGTAAACTTATTACAGGTGAAGATTTAATCACAAAAAATTTAAAAAATAATAAAATCAAATTGTTAGTTATTGCAGAAGATTGCGGTATCAATACGAAAAAAAAATTAACAGACAAGGCTAATTTTTATAATGTAAAATGTATCGAATTTTCTACGATTGAAAATATAAGTATCGCGATTGGAAGAGATAATCGTGTTGCTGTAGGAATAACTGATGATGGATTTATAAAAAAATTCAAACAATTATTAGAAGAAGGAGGAAAACAGTAA
- the infB gene encoding translation initiation factor IF-2 has product MKKVRIYEYAKEVGKQSKDLITVLKDANIEVSNHMSMLTEEGLAKLDSVFKKQEKAVQNDQSSNSEGKKNKKKKIKKDKNRKTQKQQPAIIEAPSEETISEDTILVKDGMTVGELSEVLSVGSTELIKKLFMELKIMANINQSLTLEQIELIAMDYGKEIQEEVEINKEDLDLYFEVEDAEKDLKERAPIVTIMGHVDHGKTTLLDTIRNSRVTAGEAGGITQHIGAYQVRAKDKKITFLDTPGHAAFTTMRARGAKITDVTILVVAADDGVMPQTIEAINHAKAAEVPIIVAVNKMDKPQANPDRVMNELVEYGLISEEWGGDTIFVPISALKGEGIDELLENILLVTEMQELKANPNRLALGTVIEAKLDKGRGAVATLLVQNGSLNVGDPLVVGNTFGRVRAMINDRSKNIQTAKPSTPVEITGLQDVPNAGDRFVVFGDEKTARQIGEKRQQQYIETTRQANSAVSLDTLFEQMKQGEMKDLNIIIKADVQGSVEALAMSLAKIDVEGVNVRIIHTGVGAINESDITLAVASNAVVIGFNVRPDNNAKQMAQTEQVDIRLHSIIYKVIEEIEAAMTGLLDPEFVEKVIGLAEVRQVYKVSKIGTIAGAYVTEGKVSRDGKVRVIRDSVVIYEGEIDTLRRFKDDVKEVQSGYECGMTVENFNDIKEGDVFEVYIMEEVKK; this is encoded by the coding sequence ATGAAAAAAGTCAGAATTTATGAGTACGCTAAAGAAGTAGGAAAACAATCAAAAGACCTTATTACAGTTTTAAAAGATGCTAATATTGAAGTATCTAATCACATGTCAATGTTAACAGAAGAGGGGTTAGCTAAGCTAGATAGTGTTTTCAAAAAGCAAGAAAAAGCGGTACAAAACGATCAATCTTCAAATAGTGAAGGTAAGAAAAATAAAAAGAAAAAAATTAAAAAAGATAAAAACAGAAAAACTCAAAAACAACAACCAGCAATTATTGAAGCTCCATCAGAAGAAACAATTTCAGAAGATACTATTTTAGTTAAAGATGGAATGACTGTTGGAGAGTTATCTGAAGTTTTAAGTGTAGGTTCAACTGAACTTATTAAAAAATTATTTATGGAACTTAAAATTATGGCGAATATTAACCAGTCTCTTACTTTAGAGCAAATCGAGTTAATCGCTATGGATTACGGTAAAGAAATCCAAGAAGAAGTTGAAATCAATAAAGAAGACTTAGATCTTTACTTCGAAGTTGAAGATGCTGAAAAAGATCTTAAAGAGCGTGCGCCAATCGTAACTATCATGGGACACGTTGACCACGGTAAAACTACATTACTAGATACAATCAGAAATTCAAGAGTAACTGCTGGAGAAGCAGGTGGAATTACACAACACATTGGTGCTTACCAAGTTCGTGCTAAAGATAAAAAGATTACATTCTTAGATACACCAGGGCACGCAGCCTTCACTACAATGCGTGCACGTGGAGCTAAAATTACTGACGTAACTATCTTAGTAGTTGCAGCAGATGATGGAGTAATGCCTCAAACAATCGAAGCTATTAACCACGCTAAAGCGGCTGAAGTACCAATTATCGTTGCGGTTAACAAAATGGATAAACCACAAGCTAACCCTGACAGAGTTATGAATGAGTTAGTAGAATACGGACTAATCTCAGAAGAGTGGGGGGGAGATACAATCTTTGTACCAATCTCAGCTCTTAAAGGTGAAGGTATTGATGAGTTATTAGAAAATATCTTGTTAGTAACTGAAATGCAAGAATTAAAAGCTAATCCAAATCGTCTTGCTTTAGGTACAGTTATCGAGGCCAAACTTGATAAAGGTCGTGGAGCAGTGGCAACACTATTAGTACAAAATGGTAGCTTAAATGTTGGAGATCCACTTGTAGTAGGTAATACATTTGGTCGTGTTCGTGCTATGATTAACGATCGTAGTAAAAATATTCAAACTGCTAAACCATCTACACCAGTTGAGATTACAGGTTTGCAAGATGTTCCTAACGCTGGAGATCGTTTCGTAGTATTCGGTGATGAAAAAACAGCTCGTCAAATCGGGGAAAAACGTCAACAACAATATATTGAAACTACTCGTCAAGCAAATTCAGCTGTATCATTAGATACATTATTCGAACAAATGAAACAAGGTGAGATGAAAGACCTTAATATTATTATTAAAGCAGACGTTCAAGGTTCTGTTGAAGCTTTAGCAATGTCATTAGCTAAAATCGATGTTGAAGGTGTTAATGTACGTATTATCCATACTGGTGTAGGTGCGATTAACGAATCTGATATTACATTAGCAGTAGCATCTAATGCTGTAGTTATTGGATTTAACGTACGTCCTGATAATAATGCAAAACAAATGGCTCAAACTGAGCAAGTAGATATTCGTCTACACAGCATTATTTATAAAGTTATTGAAGAAATTGAAGCTGCGATGACAGGATTATTAGATCCAGAATTCGTTGAAAAAGTTATAGGTCTTGCAGAAGTACGTCAAGTGTATAAAGTATCTAAAATTGGTACAATTGCTGGTGCTTATGTAACTGAAGGTAAAGTATCACGTGACGGTAAAGTACGTGTAATTCGTGATAGTGTAGTAATTTACGAAGGTGAAATTGATACATTAAGAAGATTTAAAGATGATGTTAAAGAAGTACAAAGCGGTTATGAATGTGGTATGACTGTTGAAAACTTCAATGATATTAAAGAAGGAGATGTCTTCGAAGTATACATCATGGAAGAAGTAAAAAAATAG
- the rbfA gene encoding 30S ribosome-binding factor RbfA, with the protein MSELRVNRLAEQIKKEITYVLATKVKNHDLGFVTVTEVALTGDYSQAKVFYTVLGGEREKEKTKEAFKKIKGFVKSEVAKKIKIRKFPELIFQYDTTAEYALHIESLIASVSKKENNEE; encoded by the coding sequence ATGTCAGAACTTAGAGTTAACAGACTTGCAGAACAAATTAAAAAAGAAATTACATATGTATTAGCTACCAAAGTTAAGAATCATGATTTAGGATTTGTTACTGTAACAGAAGTTGCTTTGACAGGAGATTATTCTCAAGCAAAAGTTTTCTACACTGTTTTAGGTGGAGAACGTGAAAAAGAAAAAACAAAAGAAGCGTTTAAGAAAATTAAAGGTTTCGTAAAAAGTGAAGTTGCTAAGAAAATTAAAATTAGAAAATTTCCAGAACTTATTTTCCAATATGACACTACAGCTGAATATGCCTTACACATTGAAAGCCTAATAGCTAGTGTTAGTAAAAAGGAAAATAACGAAGAATAA